AGGTACAGGCTTAATTACCTATCCTATAGATATCTATTAAAATGTCGATCGTCAGTCGTTGAGATAGTGCTTAGATTATCTGggataattaattatttatcaaaGATTATACCAGTCATTCGAGATTGAAGGTGAATAGGTAATTGCCAAAGTtttatgagattgtacacctaTGCCTACAGCTCAGAAGCTTGCGTCATCTGCGGTCTTACAATCCTCAGAgttaaacttaaaatattagGCGGGTCTACGAAAAGCGAGTAGCCTCGCGAGGCAATGCCCTCGCGCGGCATTGGCCCAATTTACGTCACATGCCTCAGCCGAGGCAGGTTGTTGGCCCAAGAAACGCGCGCACTGCTTGAGACGCAGCACGGCGGTGGCAGGCTTTATATAAGAGCACGTGTGACGTGTTTGAAAACAAAACTGAAACTATGTAGGTATCGTAGAGATCTGGAGAAATCAAATGCAAAATTATAAATTTGCAAAAATATAATCACTCTTCATAATAGTTAacttaacacagacttatttaCATTTCAAGTAATTTATGTCAAACAATAATTTCTCATTTTGGAGGGGAGGGTACAACCCTCACTGGAGGTTTTTACACATTTCTAGGACTGCCAATGTACAAAACATCAAATTATTGTAGGTAAAACTTTCTATGCAGTTCAAAACTCTCGGAAAGCACaatttaataacataatttctgcctaaagaaaagaaaaagtCACTGAaaatctaacataatttatccGCGCATAACATATGTGGCTATCCTTTAGAGGAGTTTTTACAATTTCCGATGGAAAAGATCTTATTGCTCTTGAAgcattagccgggtccacagagcgaggcaatgtgctcgcgCGGCAAACAACCAGTGTGTAaacgtgcctcggccgaggcaagtTTACgcacgtttgccgcgcgagaAAATTGCTTCCTGACGTGCCGCTCTGTGTGGATCTAGATTACCACATATGTGCCAGTATtgacaaataataattaaagtGTCTGAGAATCAAAAACAAAATATCACATGATCTAAATTACGCATAATCTTCATCAGCACTGTCATCCGGCTCCGAATAATCCTCATCTATCTCAATCTTCCTTCTCTTTTTCTCCTGTACGTTTTCTTTATCCTCTATTTCATTCTGCGCTTCAGTCTTAGCGGAACGGTGATGGAAAACAAAGGATATACTCTTTGCAAGGTCCCAGCATTGCTTAAGAACAAGATCGGCCAAGCTTTTCTTATCGGCACAGTGATACCAGTTCGATAAGTCCGATGTACAATCAGAGTTCTCCGGAGGTACAGTAACTTGGATGTTGTTTACACATCTTCGGCATTTGAACTTGCTGTGGGTATCAGATAATGTGTTCTCTTCTAATCTGAACAGGTCTTTCAAGTCTTCTGATGTGAAATGCCTTAGGGATTCCTCATTTTGGTCAACAACAGTGTCGCTTAGGGCTTTCTTGTGGGCTTGTCTTTGGAATATCTTCTCTTCTATCGTCCCTGTAGCTAGGAGTCGGTAGATGTAGCAAGGTTTCTTCTGTCCGTCGCGCCATACGCGAGCCATAGCTTGATCGTCGTTGGCCGGGTTCCAATCAGGGTCGAACATGATTAGACGGTTTGCTCCGATGAGATTCAATCCACAGCCACCAGCTTTAGAACTTAACATGAAGATCCATTCCTTAGATTCTTTGTTGTTGAAGCTTTCAACAACTTTAGCTCGTTTTTTGATGGTCATAGAGCCATCCAGCCTTACATATTGGTAGCATCGTTTACGGCACAGCTTTTCAAACAGATCTAAAGTCTGTGTATAGTTTGATACAAGGACTATCTTGTCATCTGTGTTTGTTTTTAGATTAGCTAGAATGCAGTCTAAAATCATTAGTTTTCCTGAGTATTCGGGCTTTACATCTTTGATGTCATAATTGCTTGGTAGCAGGTCTTTAGCTTTTTCAAAGCCTTCTGATCTTTCTAGGATCTTGTCATAGATTAGATCAGGATGGTTGCAGAGCTTTTTGAGTGTTGTGATGCTCGACAAGGCACTCAAAGTATTCTTGTCTCCATTGCCTGAGAATTTGTTTCTGATTGCATCAGAATTGATGAAGTTTTTATAGATCTGTGTCTGAAGTGGCGTCATTTTCACGCAAATGACCTGTTCAAACTTGACCGGCAAGTATTTGGTGAGCAGGCTGCTTGTTCTTCGGATCATACATTTGTTGACTATTCCTGTGAGAGTTGCTAGGCATTCCTGTGCCTTTTCTCTCTCCGAGTCTGTCGCTAAGGCATCCTGGCCTCTTAAAATTGGATTTTCATATTTCTTCTTGAATTCCTGTGCTGTTCCTAAAATACCCTCATTGACAAAGTGAACTAAACTGAAATATTCAGTCAAGTCATTCTGAATAGGTGTGCCTGAGATCAAAATCCTTCTCTTAGCTTTCAAACCCATCAGTGCTTGATATGTTTGATTCTCACTGTTCTTTAATCTATGACCCTCATCACAAAGAACCAAGCCCACTTCTGATGAGTGCAGTATATTGGAGTATATCCTAAACGTCTCATAGGATATGATCAGCACTGGAGTAGCAACTCTAGTGGCCGAGTATGTGTTCATGAATTGCTGTAGCTTCAAGATTATGTCTGCTTTAGAACCTCCATCCATAGCTAAAGCGTTAATCCTCGAAGCTAGCCATTTCTGGATCTCATTATACCAGTTCTTCACCAGACTGCTCGGGCACACAATGATGGCTTTACAAATGGTAGGTTTGCACTCCGGGCTCTGTCTTAGCAATGTCCATAGCAAAGTTATGCATTGGAGAGTCTTCCCGAGACCCATTTCGTCCGCCATAATACAGCCGAAGGCGTTTTCTATTTGTTGTCCGGTCACGCAGTCGTACATGAACTTGACTCCGTCGCGCTGATGCGGCCTGAGTATGTTTCCTAGCACAGGATCGACCACAACAGCGACTCTAATGTCTTTCGGGTTCATTTTCATCTTCTCATGTTCAGGTATATGTGGAGGGCGGTACAGGACCAAGGCATTCGGCTCATCCGGGTCGTGTAACGCTCGTCTGACTTGTGTGCGTTTTAACCCTAAACTTTTGCTACAATATGACGAAACGTAGTTCGGGATGGGCACTCTGAACGGCTTGCTCAATATCTGCTTGATTAAGTTCTCGTGGTCTGATGCAGACATGGATTGAGTGAGGGTTCGAGGTGCGACTGTCTTCGTGCATTCTCGCTTCTTGCGTTTGGACGAATTTAGCAGAGGGCTTTTAAAAACACTATCCCCGGAGCCGAGTTGGCTCGGCGCTAGACTGCGCCGCATTTTGATATGTTTTTTTCAGTTCACCATAGCGTAATAAAAGCtaaaatattgaaaacaaaCTATTTTTGAGGGAAAAGAACCAATTTGAAACAAATCACGACTTGTTTGACGACTTTGACGTTTAACTGACAGTGTTGctgtaatttttaaaaataatgtgttAACCTTGCAGTGTCTAAAAATGTAGCTCGAACAGACAGGAAGAATCATTTTTTCCGCATGGAAGTGGTAACGCCAagcaaagagcattgaatcactacgttttaagagTCGGCACTCTCGAACAACCCTCGAACCGCTTCTCAGTTGAACTAATTTTGAGGCGTTTGCAGAAAATTCCTATGATTTACTGTGCCTGACGTTCATATTTGGCACTGCCTCCTAGTTAAGAGTTTTGTTATAAGCCAGTATTTGTTGTTTCAATCTTCGTGTTTCTTGCATGTTTACCAggg
Above is a window of Leguminivora glycinivorella isolate SPB_JAAS2020 chromosome 19, LegGlyc_1.1, whole genome shotgun sequence DNA encoding:
- the LOC125236706 gene encoding DNA repair and recombination protein RAD54-like — translated: MRRSLAPSQLGSGDSVFKSPLLNSSKRKKRECTKTVAPRTLTQSMSASDHENLIKQILSKPFRVPIPNYVSSYCSKSLGLKRTQVRRALHDPDEPNALVLYRPPHIPEHEKMKMNPKDIRVAVVVDPVLGNILRPHQRDGVKFMYDCVTGQQIENAFGCIMADEMGLGKTLQCITLLWTLLRQSPECKPTICKAIIVCPSSLVKNWYNEIQKWLASRINALAMDGGSKADIILKLQQFMNTYSATRVATPVLIISYETFRIYSNILHSSEVGLVLCDEGHRLKNSENQTYQALMGLKAKRRILISGTPIQNDLTEYFSLVHFVNEGILGTAQEFKKKYENPILRGQDALATDSEREKAQECLATLTGIVNKCMIRRTSSLLTKYLPVKFEQVICVKMTPLQTQIYKNFINSDAIRNKFSGNGDKNTLSALSSITTLKKLCNHPDLIYDKILERSEGFEKAKDLLPSNYDIKDVKPEYSGKLMILDCILANLKTNTDDKIVLVSNYTQTLDLFEKLCRKRCYQYVRLDGSMTIKKRAKVVESFNNKESKEWIFMLSSKAGGCGLNLIGANRLIMFDPDWNPANDDQAMARVWRDGQKKPCYIYRLLATGTIEEKIFQRQAHKKALSDTVVDQNEESLRHFTSEDLKDLFRLEENTLSDTHSKFKCRRCVNNIQVTVPPENSDCTSDLSNWYHCADKKSLADLVLKQCWDLAKSISFVFHHRSAKTEAQNEIEDKENVQEKKRRKIEIDEDYSEPDDSADEDYA